Within the Nyctibius grandis isolate bNycGra1 chromosome 4, bNycGra1.pri, whole genome shotgun sequence genome, the region TCTCAGTCAGTGTTGACTATGTTGGCCTCTTGCAAAATGGCAAGCGAAGTCATACTTGTTTTTACACTTACACCCACATATGTTGCACTGAAAAGGATTTTCAAATCCATGACATCCCATGTGAATAGTATAAAGGATATTGTCTGCAAAGTACATGTCACAGTGTTGGCAGTGATGCAGAAGCTGAGGGTCCTGAACCGGAAGGGTTGGAGCTGGAGTACTTGGTTGACTGTTACTTATGCTGGGAGTACTGGTGTGGGCACTGCGATCACTGCTGGGACCTGCCACAGGACTGTAGTTCCTTTGATTGTGTGTAGGCCGAGGATCTGGGCTGGTTGGAGATGAACTTTGAGGAATATTTGCTGACACAGCTGAAACTACTGCAGGTGCAGCAGGCTGCTGTATCATGAAAGGCTTTTCATCTTGACAGGAAACAACCTCAGGAGAGGCTGGATTTTGGTTTTCAGGGGGCAAGCTAGATAACTGTCCGGCTAACGTAGAGAGCTGGTTTAAAGGATTATCTACCATAAGGTCTTGTGGATCTCTTGGCAACCCACTGCTCTGAGTTGTTTTTGTCATGCTCTCATAGGCTTCAGTCTGGATATTTGGGATTTCATGAGTGAAATCATTAAGGTAGTCTGGTTTCTGAACCACCATGGAAGGTGGACTCAAATTAATTAATGCTCTTCTGCTGTACCCCAAATTGCTGGTCTTCTTCTGCAAAACCCCCCACATTTTCTTGCTGCTTAGGGAAGACCTTGTACCCTTGATAGGCACCATTTTATGTTTGCGCCTGCGGTGGTGAGATAAGTTGCTTCTGTCGCTGCAGCGAAAGGAACACAATTCACATTTGTATGGTTTCTCACCAGTATGCGATCGCATGTGAGCTTCCAGATGACGTTCGTAAGCTGATGCAAAGGGACACAAATGGCATCTGTGCGGCTTCTCACCTGGAAAATTGAAATTGATTATACTATAGCATCTCACAGAGTGCTTGAAAAAGGCTTCTCATGGAACAGAAAGTAGCTAACTGGGAGCTGCTAATCAAACAGTTCAGCTTCAGAGTCACTGCTAGCCCTGAGCTTAGCTAGATTTGGTGGAAGAGCAGAGTAAATTTAGACAACTCTGCCTCACCCAAGTGGTAataagcataagaaaaaaacgTGACCAGAATTAGCACAACAGATCACTGCTGCAATTCCTAGTCAGGTTATGCCAAGGACTGAATGCAATGACGTTTGTGTGGTGCTCTTAACTGGATCCAAATTCTACCTCACCTATAAAGCACATAAGGAGTTGGCTACAGGAATGTCTGCACCACCAAAAATGTAACTGTTCTTAACGATAACTGTGTTTAAACACGGAGGGAGAGCATCCTTTCGATATCTAAATAACCCATGTACACATGCATCCACTCAAGAAGTGAATTTTGAAAAAGGATCCTGTGGCTAAAGggttattaaagaaaatgtaagccAGCTAATCCCTGGACAGCTGTGTGCTCTCAGACATGATAGTACCAGATATTCTCCTTTCTGATAGGCAgaactttgcttttctattaAATTATGTTTAGAGATATTCGCTTTAACACTTTTAAAAGTGCTTAGAAAACTTTCAAACATAGTGACAGGCCAACACATTTGGAACATAATACTTTGGgatttctgattttcctttcatagACTGATCTTACAGGAGTTTTTAGATCCAGGTCTGCAATGTTAGAAATGCCTAAGGGATCTGATGCATGTTCAGgtgctgaaatgaaacattatcTTATTTTCCTATCTAGAAGGCCAGGTCAATTTCTCAATCACTGTTGTGCAACTGATTCTCATGCCACACAGCATGatgaactgcaaaaaaatgtGAGTGGGCTCCTTCTCTTCAGCCTTTACAGGTTTTTTGGAAGCATTTTCTACTATTTTAAATACAGGGCAATGCATCTGTTTTGTGGCTTTCAAAATCCATCTAGAACAACTGTAAAAGCCAGAGACCTGAATGCAGCGAGGGCCACTATTACACTGCAAGCACTGGACAGACTCCAGAAGATGGCATGTGACTGATACAGAAAGCCCTTCCCATGTTGAGCATCCCACAGTTTGGGATCACAACCTGGGACACTGaagagttggggttttttttcgcCACATCACTGGCTCttcaagaggaaagaaagcaatttttgtgCTACCTCTAAGTACCTTATTTGCACCAACTGAAACCATGATTTCTCCATcagcatatatatgtattcagacacatatatatacacacacacacccctgtGTAAAGATCTGGAGAtctggtacaaaaaaaaaaaacaacgtaAAAAGACTGACAAACTCTCTGCATTCACAAAGAACTTGTCAATCTATATGAGCTTATTTCATTCTAAACTGGCTACGCAGAGATGATTTGCATCCCATGTTGCACGCCCTTAATAGAACACAGCTGGTGAATGACTAATTATGCTGCTGTCAGGCTCAGCATGAAGTTAATTCTGCAGTAAGCTGCACTTAATAATGGTTGTGTGGTCATGCCTGGGTCATAATTACTTTGGCAGATACCTTGCTGCACTTGCATGTTATCTAGGATGCATTATCTGTTTACTTACATTGCTCTGAGGCTACTAGTCAGCTATCACTTTCCTGTTTTAATGCTGACTCAGTCACTCTGAGCCTTCATAGTCCATGAAATCCATCTCTTGGCCCTTTGCCATGCTTCCCCCCCATGCTTCTGAGCAAAACAACACTCAGGTCTTGGGTCTCCTTGcccttcagtgaaaaaaaaaacaagaaaacaaaaccaaaccaaaccccttCTGTGTTCTGAAGTCCCCCGTCTCtgtacaaagaaacaaagcagggCTTTCTGAAGAGCCATTAAGGTAATGGCAAAATGGTGTTGCCATGAGGACaccatttattaaaattaaggatattaaatatattgtaaaaggaaaagagaaaattatacaggaaaacaaaaaggccTCTGGCACCCCAAGATTCTTGTCTATATTATAAAACAGAACAGACTGGTATATGGAAATGAACTGTTATCATTGTACATTCACTGGTATTTCGTTAGGCATCGGACACGCTTGAACCAGTCATCTGGCTATAAAGAATTCACTGTGTGAAGGTGCGTCCAAACTGCTGAAGCTCTTTGATACACAGTAGGCTGACACCCCCTGCATCCCTCTCTCACTGCTAACTggctttctgaaatggaaatagtTCCGACTGCATGATTTTGCAGTAGAGTGATGTGTGCCTTCAATTCGGCCACCTTTTCTGAGCACCTTTGTGAAAGTTTCTTTGATCAAATGAGTCACGCACATACCCTCTGATAACGGGAATacctgcagcagcactgagacAACAGTCATCCCACACGTAAAGCTCCCTTCTTCTGCTATAATGCTAACAATATAATGCTAATAATGAGAAACAACTCAAAATGTTAGTCAAGGCACAAACCCAAAGTAGCATGCTTTGCCCTAAAACCCAAATTTGTGTAGCTCATGGAATGTTTGCTTCTGAATAATGACCACTGGGTCAGATTTTTGAGGACTTTTCTCAGCATCCCAGCTTTGGTTGCaatctttcttgcttttgtatATATTCTGCTGCAACCATGCTGACATGGTCATAATCTGCAGCAGGTATTGTTCAGCTACCTTTAGCCACTTAGTGACCTCTACTCcctaaagcagcagcaggataaGAAAGCattctgaaaacacaaaagaacTATTAACCTAAGATCTGAGAGtataaaaaaagcaggaaacttCCTAGAGTAAAAGAAGGAATGCTGACACTATACCAATACCGACACTTTGATAGGTAAGGGAGATCTGATTTTTTGCACTTGTCCTGGatttgcagggataaaatttatagaatcacttttctgttccattttgtggccagctgtgggatggtgatcaggcccatcagcagttaaacccagggcagctgccccaggctggcccacaggtgtgttctataacattaacgtcaggttcactataaatgggaaagctgctgggggtgggaggggctttttgctctgctctctcctcctttccctctttctcgTTCTCCTCTCTTCTTAACAGTTGTaatccctggaggaacttgccaccactctgtgggctaaatATAATCTTGTGTCTTTtatattagcattgatattggtttccttattttattaaatctgtttaaattttaacccacaagtctccctcaTTTTCCCAactccctttctcagttgggaaaggaacactgggtgatagaacaactggttattgtttagccctgggtgcgggctaaacgaagacagcTCTCTAGTATGGCTAAAATTTATGACATTTGATATTAAGTAACAACATAATATTTCAGTCATTCTGTTTTGAGAAACCCTATGCACACTAAAGCCATCAAAAACATATCAAGAATCAGCAAACCCACAATACCAACATCTTCTAgtagcaatttatttttcccataaaatatttttgccacaGCTCTAGCAGTCCATCTGCTCATGTTGACAACTGGCCAGTAGTAACTGTGGGCTTGGGGATACAAGTTTTTAGACGGCAATAGCTATATGCTACTGAAAAGGCATGAAATTTTAAAGTTGATGGTACTTCTGCATCTTTAAGCACCATCTAAAAGTCATCTTAAAATGCTACAGTGAGCTGCGTAAGTCTGTAGTACAGTTTCTCCTACTACATGACCCTCATTTCACAAGCTCAGAAACAGAACTGCACAGAGTAcagctgttaaaagaaaaacatctctcaTTGTCCACTTACCATACAATGCAAATGGTAGGTGAAGCTGTGATAGGAACTGCAAATGGTAGGAACTGCTTTATGAAAAACTAGACCAAAAAATGCTCTAAAACACATTGCTGCTTTGCAGATCCGCAGCAAACATTGCATTAACACCGTGTCAAATGCAAGTAGACAAGCCACAGTGTTTTATCCACTATTGGAACTACACAAAATTTGCACTGGGAGTCTGAACACAGCAACAGCTACACACAGAGGTAGCTCACAGTAGCACAAGAGAAAAATTTACAAGATCTTCAGCATCTGGACCTCAGAACTCTTTGCCTTCTAGTGGGTTGCTGTTTTCTATCCCATTACGCCTTGTCAAAACCAGCCAACACTGCAGGGCCAGTGCAAGGATCACAGACTTTCGCAAAATACACCCTGGGAGTTACTGTGTAGAAGCAATGATTCACAGCTAAGCGAGAATCTGACTAACAATAACCATCCCTAAAGCGAACAACAATCACATCCAACGAAACAACGTGTTTCCTTCAAAGTGAGCCCCAGAATACCACCTACTCAAGACCACTGAAATGATACACTTAAAAGTTTTGGGATAGTCCATACCAGACTGGAAACCTGTAAAAAACTCCATTCTTTGCAgaatacaggttttttttcttattactcTAGTTAACAGCCATAAAGTCTTCTGTATCAGTGTAACATACTCAGCAGGCACCAAAGTCAGACTTCACAAGgacctttcttttgttttctctcatttgCCAAGAAGTTGGAGCTGACTTTGTGAACAGTTTAGGATATTCTAACCTTTATTgcaagttttgcttttcagctttaTAAACCCAACAGTGGCAAATGCTCTTAAGCAAGCCACAGTAAacaattattcttttcattacTGTTATTAATCACTTATTTGATTATATGCCCTCGCATTTGAATATTCTACCAATAAGAAAACTTTATTCTTATTACTACGTTTTGTACTTCCAATCTAAAGTGTTGTACAAAACAGGAATATTCTcatacagaggaagaaaagcccCTATAAATCTCCATATAGCAGCACGTACGTTTTTCACTTTTCTGATTAGCAAGGAAAAACTAAAAGTTACGTTTAGGGCCCTTCAATTTACACCTATGCTTTCATGCTAAACTTGACTCCCACGTATAGTTACTTCAAATTCAGTAGTCTGCAATAATAAATGTAAGTAGGaatttatataatttaaatagGTAGGTGacacacctttaaaaaaacagtctaTTAAAAAACCAGTTCTAACTATTGAGTAACTAAGAATTATCACGCTGCTTGAGGATGCTAACTCCTCACACGCAAATCGTAATATTGAGGTAAAGCCACAATGCCTCACAGCAAAGTACTGCAGAATATTTCATACCTGTATGAATTCTGATATGCTCTATGAGCCGTGCTGTTCCTTTGCTGGCAT harbors:
- the IKZF5 gene encoding zinc finger protein Pegasus, coding for MGEKKPEPLDFVKDFQEYLTQQTHHVNMISGSVSGDKEPETLQGAGTEGDQNGLDHPSVEVSLDENSGMLVDGFERTFDGKLKCRYCNYASKGTARLIEHIRIHTGEKPHRCHLCPFASAYERHLEAHMRSHTGEKPYKCELCSFRCSDRSNLSHHRRRKHKMVPIKGTRSSLSSKKMWGVLQKKTSNLGYSRRALINLSPPSMVVQKPDYLNDFTHEIPNIQTEAYESMTKTTQSSGLPRDPQDLMVDNPLNQLSTLAGQLSSLPPENQNPASPEVVSCQDEKPFMIQQPAAPAVVSAVSANIPQSSSPTSPDPRPTHNQRNYSPVAGPSSDRSAHTSTPSISNSQPSTPAPTLPVQDPQLLHHCQHCDMYFADNILYTIHMGCHGFENPFQCNICGCKCKNKYDFACHFARGQHSQH